CCTACGGGCCGCGGCCGGGGCTCCCCAGCGCAATCGTCTCGCGCATCGGAACCTTCGGGAAGGTCGTCGAATAGGCGCCGTACGCGAGCGCGAACAGGCCGACGAAGCCGACCGAGATCATCGCTTCCGGCACCCCGAGCGGCAGTCCCTCCCCATGCCAGATCGACGGCGCCACCATGTTCCAGCGCTCGACCCAGAAGCCGATCAGGATCAGCAGCCCGACGAACGCCAGCCAGCGCGAACTCATCTTCGGGCTCCGCCCCAGGAGGAAGGGGAAGGGGAGGGCGAAGATGAGCACCATCTGGAGCCAGAACATCCAGCCGAAGGCGCCCGTCGAACGGGGCATGAAGAAGTTCGTCTCGCGCGGGATGTTGCCGTACCAGATGACGAGGTACTGGGCGAACCAGAGGTAGGTCCAGAACGCGACGAAGGCGAACGTCAGCTTGCCGAGATCGTGGAAATCGTACTTCCCCCACAGCCGGATCCCGCCGGTCCCCCCGTTGTAGCGGTGGGCCATGATCGCGACGAGCGCGAGCAGGCCGAGCCAGCCGCCGATGAAGTAGTACGGCCCCCACACCATGCTCATGAAGCCCGGCGTGAGCGACATCCCGAAATCGAACGCCAGGAGCGAGAAGATGACGGCCCAGCTCAGGATCAGCACGGCGGACAGCCGCCCGATCCGGCTTCGGCAGCGCTCGACCTCCACCTCGTCTCCGCGCCAGCCCCGCGCGAAGAGGGAAACGACGGCCTTGCGCCAGCCTCGGTTCTCCGCCGCGACCAGCGGCGCGTCCGCCCGGATCGAGTAGAAGAGCCAGACGAAGCCGAGCAGATAGAGCACGGCGAGCAGGACCCCGTTCCGCAGGAAGACGCCTTCGAGCGTCAGCCAGTCGCGGTTCAGGTGCGATGTTTCCACCGGCCCGATCCACGGGAAGACGTGTTCGGCGCCGAGCCGGAGCGCGAAGAAGAGGGCGAAGGAGATGGGGAGGAAGGCGCCCGCGGCCTCGGCCAGCCGGCGGAAGCTCTTGCCCCAGTGCCCCTTCGCGACCTGGAGGACGGCTCCGAAGACGACGCCCGCCATCGAGATCGCCGTCCAGAAGAGGAAATTCGACCACACGCTCATCCAGGCGCGCTGCGCGTCCGCGCCGACCGTCGTCGCAAAGCCCACGGCCCCGACCGCGACCGCCGCGAGCCATACCCCGAGCCACACGGTCGGAATGCGGCCGCTGATCGTCTTCAGCGCCTCTTCCGTGGTGAGGACCGGGCGGTCCCCGCCGCCGCTCACTGCCCGCCTCCCGTCCCGGGGCTCTCGGCTCCTGCCGTATCGGCCGCCGCCGCTTCAGCCGCCGCCGCCTCGGCCGCTGCCGCGTCGGCCGCTGCCGCTTCCTCGGCCATCGCCTCGGCCTGCAGTTGCCGCACGTACGCGACTAGGTACCAGCGGTCCATGTCCGGGATGCGCCGGTAGGGCGGCATCAGCCCGCGTCCGTTCGCGATCATGCCCCAGATGTAGCCGTCCGTGTATCCGCGCGTGAGTTCGCCGCGGATGTTGAGGAGCGGGATGTCGGGAATCCGGTTCTGTCCCACGACGGAGCCGTCGCCCGCCCCCGTCACGCCGTGGCAGGGCGTGCAAAACTGGCTGTACAGTTCCGCCCCGCGAACCAGGTCGGCTTCGGTGCCCGAGATCGGGCTGACGAGCATGGTATCGGCCGCCATCAGGTCGTACGTGCGCTCGCCGTCGATCGGCATCGTGCCGGGCACCGGCAGCCGCGCCCGCTCCTCGTAGGCCTCCACCGAGGGCTGCCAGGACATCGTGTTGAAGAACGGCGTCCGCTGCTCCAGATGCTTGATCTGGTCGTCGCAGGCGCCGAGCGCGAAGGCGGCGAGGACCACGGTCGCGGCGGCCCGGGCGGTCATGCCTGCACCTCCACGTCCACCGCGGAGGTCTCGCGCACGAGCGCCTCGGCGGCGGCGGTGCCTTCGCCGTTGGCCGGGACGAAGATGCCCCAGCGGTCCACCGAGAAGGAGGTTCGATACGCCGGGTCGAGGTTGATCACCGGCCGCTTCGTGTGCACGAGCAGCGCAACGAGCCCGAAGATCCCCGTGAGCAGCACCGTGAGCTCGAACATGAACACGACGAACGGGGGCAGCGACACGAGCGGCTTGCCCTGCGTCACGAGCGGGTAGGCCAGCGAGGTGCCCGCCGTGAGCAGCACCCCGAGCGTACACCCGGTGATCGCGCCCGTCAGCGCCCACACGCGCACCGGCGAGGAGTGGATGTCCATCGCCTCCTCGATCTCCGGCGACGGAATCGGCGAGAAGACCTCGATGTCGCGGTGTCCCGCGTCCCGCAGCCGCGCGATGGCGTCGAGCGTGCCGGGCAGCGTGTCGTACTGCCCCAGGACGCCGCTACTCATCGTCATCCCCGTGTGCGTGTGCGTGTTCGTGCGCGAGATGTTCCTTCACCTCGGCGATCGAGATCACCGGCAGGCTGCGCGAGAAGAGCAGGAACCAGAAGAAGAACCAGCAGAAGCTGCCGACGAGAATCGACATCTCCACCCAACTCGGCGTGTACAGCCCCCAGCCGCCCGGTTCGTACTCGTGGGCGAGCGAGGTCACGATGATGACGAACCGCTCGTACCACATCCCGATGTTGACGAAGATCGTGAGCGCGAACAGCGCCGGCAGGCTCGTGCGGACCTTCTTGAACCATAGCGCCTGCGGCACGACCACGTTGCAGAACACCATGACCCAGAACGGGAGCGCGTAGGCCCCCAGCGCCCGCCAGCGGAAGCTCTCGATCTCGATCGGGTCCGCCGAGTAGTAGGCGAGGAAAAACTCCGTCCCGTACGAGAAGCCGACGATGAGCGACGTGAGGAGCACCAGCTTCGCCATGTTCTCGAAGTGGTTCTCCGTGATGTACGCCTCGAGCCCGAACGCCCACCGCAGCGGGATCATGATCGTGATCACGAGGGCGACCCCGCTGAAGATCGCCCCCGCCACGAAGTACGGGGCGAAGATCGTCGAGTGCCAGCCCGGCACGATCGAGAGGGCGAAGTCCCACGAAACCACGGAGTGCACCGACAGCACCAGCGGCGTCGCGATCCCCGCCATGTAGAGGTAGATCCGGCGGTAGTGCCGCCACTCGCTCACCGTCCCCTGCCACCCGAGCGAGAACGCGCCGTAGATCTTGTACATCCAGCCCTTCGCCCGGTCGCGCAGGATCGCGAAATCGGGGATGAGCCCGGTGTA
The window above is part of the Candidatus Palauibacter polyketidifaciens genome. Proteins encoded here:
- the nrfD gene encoding NrfD/PsrC family molybdoenzyme membrane anchor subunit — its product is MATAEAKVPAPPTLADANRDITRPIAMPEKRFYLVLGVAAAGLALMFGAWFYQIGAGIGVAGITHPVFWGVYITTFVFWVGIAHSGTLISAILYLFRSGWRTTINRTAEAMTIFAVMTAGLFPLIHLGRVWYFYYLMPYPSQRQIWPDFRSPLVMDVFAVSTYLTISALFWYTGLIPDFAILRDRAKGWMYKIYGAFSLGWQGTVSEWRHYRRIYLYMAGIATPLVLSVHSVVSWDFALSIVPGWHSTIFAPYFVAGAIFSGVALVITIMIPLRWAFGLEAYITENHFENMAKLVLLTSLIVGFSYGTEFFLAYYSADPIEIESFRWRALGAYALPFWVMVFCNVVVPQALWFKKVRTSLPALFALTIFVNIGMWYERFVIIVTSLAHEYEPGGWGLYTPSWVEMSILVGSFCWFFFWFLLFSRSLPVISIAEVKEHLAHEHAHAHGDDDE
- a CDS encoding DUF3341 domain-containing protein; amino-acid sequence: MSSGVLGQYDTLPGTLDAIARLRDAGHRDIEVFSPIPSPEIEEAMDIHSSPVRVWALTGAITGCTLGVLLTAGTSLAYPLVTQGKPLVSLPPFVVFMFELTVLLTGIFGLVALLVHTKRPVINLDPAYRTSFSVDRWGIFVPANGEGTAAAEALVRETSAVDVEVQA
- a CDS encoding cytochrome c; this translates as MTARAAATVVLAAFALGACDDQIKHLEQRTPFFNTMSWQPSVEAYEERARLPVPGTMPIDGERTYDLMAADTMLVSPISGTEADLVRGAELYSQFCTPCHGVTGAGDGSVVGQNRIPDIPLLNIRGELTRGYTDGYIWGMIANGRGLMPPYRRIPDMDRWYLVAYVRQLQAEAMAEEAAAADAAAAEAAAAEAAAADTAGAESPGTGGGQ